From Verrucomicrobiota bacterium, one genomic window encodes:
- a CDS encoding MFS transporter has protein sequence MNDPESFREAVNLPALAATHDPYSVLRNRDFLLYLIARFIASLGQQMLTVAVGWELYERTHSALALGLVGLTQMVPMVFLTLPAGHVADNYNRKRVVLMMIAVSALCSLGLTLVSTLRADVIWIYLCLFTAGAARTFLWPASAALMPQLVSRSNFPKAVTWNSGSFHLSSVAGPALGGMLIALSRSAASVYAINTGAVLICVGLMWFVRSRRVVAAREDMTIKSLIAGFRFVFDTRILFGIISLDMFAVLLGGATALLPVYAKDILRVGPTGLGWLQAALPLGSLLSAMILAHRPPMEKAGRAMLWAVAIFGVATVAFGFSTSFWFAMVMLFVCGAVDNISVVVRHTLVQLLTPDAKRGRVSAVNSLFIGTSNELGGFESGFVAHLLGPVFAVVSGGMGTVLVVVATALIWPEIRKYGRLDGTEQK, from the coding sequence ATGAATGATCCCGAGTCGTTCCGTGAAGCGGTGAATTTGCCTGCTCTGGCAGCCACACATGATCCCTATTCCGTTTTGCGGAATCGGGATTTTCTGCTTTATCTGATCGCGCGTTTCATCGCGTCGCTCGGACAGCAGATGCTGACGGTGGCGGTGGGCTGGGAGCTTTACGAACGAACGCATTCCGCCCTGGCACTAGGGCTGGTCGGTCTGACGCAAATGGTGCCGATGGTGTTCCTGACGCTTCCGGCCGGCCACGTGGCTGACAATTACAACCGCAAGCGCGTGGTTCTCATGATGATCGCGGTCAGCGCGCTGTGCAGCCTGGGGCTGACTTTGGTTTCCACGCTGCGCGCAGATGTAATCTGGATCTATCTTTGTTTGTTCACCGCGGGCGCGGCCCGCACTTTTCTCTGGCCCGCCAGCGCCGCCTTGATGCCGCAACTGGTGTCGCGCAGCAATTTTCCAAAAGCCGTGACGTGGAACAGCGGCAGCTTTCATCTATCCTCGGTCGCCGGACCGGCTTTGGGTGGAATGCTGATTGCGTTGAGCCGGAGCGCGGCCTCGGTTTATGCAATCAACACTGGGGCGGTGCTGATTTGTGTTGGGTTGATGTGGTTTGTCCGCAGCCGCCGGGTTGTCGCCGCCAGGGAAGACATGACGATCAAGAGTTTGATCGCCGGTTTCAGATTCGTCTTCGACACCCGGATTCTGTTCGGCATCATTTCACTCGATATGTTTGCCGTGTTGCTGGGTGGCGCCACGGCGCTGCTGCCGGTTTATGCCAAGGACATTTTACGCGTCGGCCCGACGGGACTGGGCTGGCTGCAGGCCGCGTTGCCCTTGGGTTCGCTGCTTTCAGCGATGATTCTGGCCCACCGTCCACCCATGGAAAAAGCCGGGCGCGCGATGCTCTGGGCGGTGGCGATTTTTGGAGTGGCCACGGTGGCCTTTGGTTTTTCAACCTCATTCTGGTTTGCCATGGTCATGCTTTTTGTCTGCGGTGCGGTGGACAACATCAGCGTGGTGGTGCGCCACACGCTGGTGCAATTGCTCACACCCGACGCGAAGCGGGGGCGCGTTTCCGCGGTTAACAGCTTGTTCATCGGCACTTCCAACGAACTCGGCGGGTTTGAATCGGGTTTCGTGGCGCACTTGCTTGGTCCCGTGTTCGCGGTGGTGTCAGGTGGAATGGGAACCGTCCTCGTCGTCGTCGCCACGGCCCTTATCTGGCCGGAGATCCGGAAATACGGCCGGTTGGACGGAACGGAACAAAAATGA
- a CDS encoding DUF1080 domain-containing protein — protein MVAERTAADEIIRQAAATPPAPVVGEGWKSLFDGKTLTGWSVTDFGGHGDAYCEAGTLVLGTGAALTGVVWTNELPKVNYEVSLEAMRAEGSDFFCGLTFPVGDAFCSFIVGGWGGAVVGLSSIDGMDASENETTHYFKADRGRWYRIRVRVTTAKIEAWIDDEKLVDLPTEGRRISLRAGEIELSKPFGLASWQTTAALREIRIRHVAGGPKPADKP, from the coding sequence ATGGTCGCCGAGCGAACTGCCGCCGACGAAATCATCAGGCAGGCGGCAGCCACACCGCCCGCGCCGGTTGTGGGCGAGGGGTGGAAGTCACTGTTCGACGGCAAGACTTTGACGGGCTGGAGCGTTACAGATTTCGGCGGACACGGTGATGCATACTGCGAGGCGGGCACTCTCGTGCTGGGAACCGGCGCCGCGTTGACAGGCGTCGTCTGGACCAATGAACTTCCGAAGGTCAATTACGAGGTCTCACTCGAAGCTATGCGGGCCGAGGGATCAGACTTTTTCTGCGGGCTGACGTTTCCGGTGGGCGACGCCTTTTGCAGTTTCATCGTTGGCGGTTGGGGTGGGGCGGTGGTGGGGTTGTCGAGCATTGACGGCATGGACGCATCGGAAAATGAAACGACCCATTACTTCAAAGCCGATCGGGGACGCTGGTATCGCATTCGTGTGCGCGTGACGACCGCGAAGATCGAAGCGTGGATTGACGACGAAAAACTGGTGGACCTGCCCACTGAAGGACGCAGGATTTCACTTCGCGCCGGCGAGATTGAGCTTTCCAAACCCTTTGGCCTGGCTTCGTGGCAAACCACGGCCGCGTTGCGCGAGATCCGAATTCGCCATGTTGCTGGCGGTCCGAAACCCGCCGACAAACCGTAA